A stretch of Mesoplodon densirostris isolate mMesDen1 chromosome 9, mMesDen1 primary haplotype, whole genome shotgun sequence DNA encodes these proteins:
- the ANKRD7 gene encoding LOW QUALITY PROTEIN: ankyrin repeat domain-containing protein 7 (The sequence of the model RefSeq protein was modified relative to this genomic sequence to represent the inferred CDS: deleted 1 base in 1 codon) produces MKKLFTLWRRKDEPHTQPGYDLRDKDLKKLHKAASVGDLEKVKEYLQLKKHDVNMRDREHRTALHLACANGYSNIVSLLIEKQCKVNVWDGENRSPLTKAVQCGKESCATILLEHGADPNLVDLYGNTALHYAACHQSDSLVAKLLEHKANLEAQNKDGYTPLLLAITENNAEMVEFLLKSGADVNASDKNQRTALMIALSDEPTSLVSLLLQQEVNLSCQDIMDSQLRNMLLSMVLLWSCSPEGPGPRPTLQCIGTRPGTPRALQPETLGPSSCGPGPPLAGQTLPRDLVPHTSKHVLALGPTSPTSRQRAATRQPQHCNLQSQPLHQQAKSCPVTSWALVPPTTRPTQA; encoded by the exons ATGAAGAAGCTTTTCACATTATGGAGAAGGAAGGATGAGCCCCACA CCCAGCCAGGCTACGACCTTAGAGATAAGGATTTAAAGAAACTTCACAAAGCTGCCTCGGTCGGGGATTTAGAGAAGGTGAAGGAGTATCTTCAGCTCAAGAAACATGATGTGAACATGCGGGACAGAGAACACAG AACAGCTTTGCACCTGGCCTGTGCTAATGGATATTCAAATATTGTATCTCTCTTAATTGAGAAACAGTGCAAAGTAAATGTCTGGGATGGTGAAAACAGATCTCCATTGACTAAG GCAGTACAGTGTGGCAAGGAGAGTTGTGCTACTATTCTTCTAGAACATGGTGCAGACCCAAACCTGGTAGATTTATACGGCAATACTGCTCTTCATTATGCTGCTTGTCATCAAAGTGACTCATTAGTTGCAAAATTGCTTGAACACAAAGCTAATCTTGAAGCTCAAAATAAG gATGGGTATACTCCACTTTTACTTGCCATTACTGAAAATAATGCAGAAATGGTAGAATTTCTTCTGAAGAGTGGGGCAGATGTGAATGCTTCAGATAAGAACCAAAG AACAGCCCTTATGATTGCTCTCAGTGATGAACCAACAAGTTTAGTCAGTCTTCTTCTTCAGCAAGAGGTGAACCTATCTTGTCAAGATATT ATGGATTCACAGCTGAGGAATATGCTTCTTTCAATGGTTTTACTAT ggtcctgctcaccagaaggCCCAGGACCCAGGCCCACACTCCAGTGCATAGGCACTAGACCTGGGACCCCCAGGGCCCTCCAGCCAGAGACACTAGGACCCAGCTCCTGTGGACCTGGCCCACCACTAGCAGGCCAGACCCTGCCCAGGGACCTGGTCCCACATACCAGCAAGCATGTTCTAGCCTtgggaccaacctcacccaccagcaggcagaGAGCAGCCACAAGACAACCACAGCACTGCAACCTACAAAGCCAGCCCCTCCACCAGCAGGCCAAATCCTGCCCTGTGACCAGTTGGGCCCTGGTCCCACCTACTACCAGGCCAACACAAGCTTGA